GTCGAAGTCGACGTCCTCGGTGCACGCGAGCGCGGCGAGGAGACCGAGGCCGCCGAGCGCGGCGCGGACGGCGCCGCGCCGCGCCGCGCGCGTCGTCACGCCGCGCCGCGCGCGCCGCGCACGAGGCGGCCGGGCAGCGCGCCCGTGGGCTCGCCGTCGCGGAACGTCACCCGACCCGACAGGATCGTCGCGTCGTAGCCGCGCGCGCGCTGGAGCAGCCGTCCGGCACCCGCCGGCAGGTCGTGCGCGAGCACGGGGATCTCGAGCGCGAGGCGGTCGAAGTCGATCACGTTCGCGTCGCCCTTCATGCCGACGCGCAGCACGCCGCGGTCGCCGAGCCCGTAGAGCGCCGCCGTGTCGCGCGTCATCTTGCGCACGGCGAACTCGAGCGGGAGCTTCGGTCCGCGCGTGCGGTCGCGCGTCCAGTGCGCGACGAGCGACGTCGTCGCGCTCGCGTCGCAGATGGCGCCGCAGTGCGCGCCGCCGTCGCCGAGGCCGAACGCGCTGCGCGGGTGCAGCAGCATCTCGCGCACCGGGTCGAGGCTCCACTCGCTGTAGTTGAGCAGCGTCAGCATCAGGAGCTGCCGGCCGTCCATCTCGAGCAGCCAGTCGTAGAGCAGCGCGAACGGGTCGACGCCCTGTCGCTCCGCCTGCTTGCGGCAGCTCTGCTCGATCGGCGGCTCGTAGTCCGGCGGGTCGCCGAGGCGGAACACCTTGTCGAGGCCGTTCTCGATCATGTCCATCACGACCCGCAGCTGCGGGATCGGGTAGCTCGACGCCTCCGACAGGATGCGCTGGCGCACCGCCGGGTCGCGCAGCTTCGCCACGCGCTCGGGGAGCGGGAGCGCGGCGAGCCCTTGATAGGTGGGGCGGAAGCTGAAGGGATGGAACGTCTGGTGGCCGATCAGGAGCGTCGCGGGGCGCGACGACACCTGCGGTCGCAGGTCGGCGCCGTGCTCGGCGCCCGCGCGGTCGCACAGCTCGAGCAGCCGCCGCCAGTGGTCGGGCGCGACGTCGTGCTGCACGAGCGCGAACGAGACGGGCCGGCCGATCTCGCCCGAGAGCCGCCCCATCCAGTCGACCTCCTTCTCGGGGGCGGCCATGTCCTCGCCCTGCACGCCGGCCGGCGCGAGCTCGACGATGCCCTGGCCGAGCGCGCCGAGCGCGCGCGCGATGCCGAAGATCTCGTCCTCGGCCGCGTGCGTGCCGGGCACGACCTCGCCGTCGAGCGCGCGGTGCACGATCGTGCGCGACATCGAGAAGCCGAGCGCGCCGGCGCGGATGCCCTCGCCGACGAGCTTCGCCATCGCCGCGATGTCGTCGCGCGTCGCGGGCTCGTTCTTCGCGCCGCGCTCTCCCATCACGTACGTGCGCACCGCGCCGTGCGGCACCTGCGTGCCGATGTCGACCGCGCGCTCGCGCCGCTCGAGCGCGTCGAGGTACTCGGGGAAGCTCTCCCACGCCCACTCGATGCCCTCGTGCAGCGCGGTGCCGGGGATGTCCTCGACGCCCTCCATCAGCTCGATCAGGTACTGGTGCTTGTCGGGCGCGACCGGCGCGAAGCCGACGCCGCAGTTGCCCATGACGAGCGTCGTCACGCCGTGCCACGAGGTCGGCGTGAGCAGCGAGTCCCAGGTCGCCTGGCCGTCGTAGTGCGTGTGGATGTCGACGAAGCCCGGCGTCACGACCTTGCCCTTCGCGTCGACCTCCTCGCGGCCGCGCTCGGCGACGCGCCCGATCGCCGCGACGACGCCGCCGTCGATCGCGACGTCGCCCTCGAACGGCGCGGCGCCGCTCCCGTCGACGATCGTTCCGCCCCGGATCACGAGATCGTGCATGGTGTCCCTCCTGGTGCGGCCCGCGCGGCGCGCCCGTGCGACGCGCATCCTAGCCGCGTCGCGCGCGCGCGGGGGAGGCGGTCGCCGCACCCCGCCTCCCTATCTATGCTGCGCCCCGCATGTCGGCCCCTCCTCCTCCCTGCGGCCCCGCGCGCGGCGCGCGCCGGCCGCGTCGCGGTCGCGCTGGCCGCCGCGTCCGCGGCGCTCGCGGGCTGCGGCGACCCCGGGCCCGCCGCGCCGCCGAACGTCCTGCTGGTCGTCGTCGACACGCTGCGCGCCGATCACACCTCGCTCCACGGCTACCCGCGCGACACGACGCCGAACCTCGCGGCCTTCGCCGAGGGCGGCCTCGTCTTCGAGCGCGCGCGCGCGTCGTCGTCGTGGACGAAGCCGTCGACGGCCAGCCTGATGACGGGCCTGTCCGCGGCCCAGCACGGCGTCGAGCAGGAGGACGGCCGTCTGCCCGACGCGGCCGCGACGCTCGCCGAGGTGCTGTGGGCGAGCGGCTATCGCACGGGCCTCTTCTCGGACAACCCGTTCGTGTCGCGCGGCTTCGGCTTCGCGCAGGGCTTCGAGCACGTCTACGACTACGCGAGCCGCGAGATCGCGCGGCCGTCCGGCGAGACGTACGACCTGTCCGACGCAGGCGCCGTGCGCAAGGACGAGCTCGCCGACTGGAAGCACCGCGCGGGCGCGCCGGCGATCGATCGCGAGCTGCTCGCGTGGCTCGCGTCGATTCCCGAGAGCGAGCCCTGGTTCGCGCACGTCCAGTACATGGAGCCGCACTGGCCCTACGCGCCGCCGCCGCCGTTCGACGCGAAGTTCACCGACGCGCCGATCCGGCGCTCCGAGCTGCCCAACCTCTGGGGCGTCGCGACGGGCTTCGCGGGCGCGGAGCGCGGCACCGAGGTGGGCGAGGCCGAGCGACAGCGGCTCGTCGACGCCTACGACGCGATGGTCGCCTACTGGGACGACTGCTTCGGTCGGCTCGTCGCGCAGCTCGAATCGTGGGGGAGGCTGCGCAACACGATCGTCGTCGTCACGTCCGACCACGGCGAGGGCTTCTTCGAGCACGGCGTGTGGGCGCACCAGAACAGCCTGTACGAGGAGCTCGTGCGCGTCCCGCTCGTGATCCGCGGGCCCGGCATCGCGAGCGGGCGCATCGCGCGCGACGTCGCGTCGATGCGCGTGGTCGGCACGCTGCTCGCGCTCACCGGTCACGACGCGCGCGATCTCGGCGCCGGCGGGACGCTCCTCGACGAGGACGCGCCCGCCTGGCAGGCGCGTCTCGAGCGCGACGGCCGCACGCTCGTCGCGACGCTCGACCGCGGGCGCAAGTGGATCTTCCACCGCTGGGAGGACGGCGCGCGCGTCGAGGCGTTCGACCTCGCGCGCGACCCCGACGAGCGGCTCGACCGCGCGCCGGCGCTGTCCGATCACGGCGAGCGCCTGCGCGCGCGCGTCGAGCGCGAGCTCGCGCTCGAGCGCGAGAGCGGGCTCGCGCGGGCGGCGGCGCGCATCGGCGACGACACGCGCGAGGCGCTGCGCGCGCTCGGCTACGCCGAGTGAGGAGGGCCGCCCGGCGCGCTCACGCCTCGCGCGGCCCGACCGGCGCCGTCGGTGCGTCGGCGAGCGCGCCCGCGCCCTTCGCGGCGCCCTGCGGCACGCGCAGGAACGCGAACATCAGCGCCGCCACCGCGAGCGCCGCGAGCTCGGCCGCGAAGACGGGCGAATAGCTTCCGGCCGCATCGCGCAGCACGCCGGCGAGCCAGGTCGCGGGCGCGATGATCGGGAGCGCGACGAGCCCGGCGAGGCCCATCACCTCCGCGAACGCGCGCCGTCCGAAGCAGGCGCCGATCAGCACGGCCTGGAGCGGCGCGGCCGCGCCGATGCCGAGGCCGAAGAGCGCGCCCGCGGCGACGAGCACCTCGAGCGAGGGGCGCGTCGCGAGCAGCGCCCAGCCCGCGGCGAGCAGCGCGGCGTTCGCCCACAGCGCGACGCGCGGCGCGACCGCGCTCGCGAGCGCGCCGAACGCGAGCTTCCCGACGAGCGAGCCCGCGGCGAACGCCGCGAACACGCCGCCGAGCTCGGTCGACGCGATGCCGAGCTCCTTCTCCGCGAACGGCGGCAGGTGCATCGTGCTCACGAGCGGCGACGCGAACACGAGGCCGAGCCCGAGCGCGATCAGGTAGAAGTCGAGCCGGCGCAGGACGTGGCCGGCGACCGACCCCTCCGCGGGCACGTCGGCCTCGGGCGGCGCGTGGGCGTCGCCGTCGGCGTGCTGGCCCACCTCCTCGGGGCTCTTCACGACGAGCAGCGCGAAGGCCGGGAGCGCGAGGGCGAGCGCCGCGAGCGCCATCGCGCGCAGCGCCGTGCGCCAGCCGAGCGCGTCGATCGCGAGCGCCGCGAGCGGCGGGCCGACCGCGCTCGCGAGCGTCGCGCCCGCGACCGCGACGCCGACGGCGAGCCCGCGCCGCCGCACGAACCAGCGGCTCACGAGCGCGATCGACGGCATCGGCCCGAACGCCGCGATGCCGAGCGCCGCGAAGAGGCAGATGCCGAGCGCGAGCGCGGGCAGCGTCGTCGCGTGCGACGCGATCCACAGGCCGGCGCCGAGCAGCGCGACGCCGCCCATCATGATCAGCTTCTGCGGCCCGGCGTCGAGCCAGCGGCCGAGGAAGGGCGAGACGAGCGCCATCAGCAGGATGCACAGCGTCGGGCCGGCGGAGATGACGGCCGTCGTCGTCTCGAACTCGCGCTCGAGCGTCGTGACGAAGACGCCCGCGGACGCGAGCCCGGCGGCGTTCGCGACGAGCTGCGCGACGAAGGCCGCGGCGGTGACGCGCCAGCCGAAGAAGGCGGGCGGAGCGGTGGCGGGTGCGGGGGAGGGCATCCGCGCAGCTTCGCCAGCGGATGCGTGCCGCGTCAAGCGCGGGCGCGCCTCGGGGCGCGCGGCCCGGGCTCGCGCGCGCGGCCTCGGATGGTGTAGGAAGGGGCGCGAAGGAGACGCTCCATGCCCATGCCCAGCGGCATCGGGATCATCGACACGATGATCTCGTTCCCGACCTCCGACTTCTCGCAGTACGACTTCATCCGCAAGCAGCTCAAGGACGCGCAGTCGCGCGACTCGTACGACTTCCCCGTCGAGTACATGTTCAAGAACGTGCCGAAGGAGCTGTACGGCGCGTCCAACCCGATCGACATCACGCTCCACGAGATGGACCGCTACGGCATCGAGATGGGACTGATCGGCGTCGAGAGCGAGGTGTCGCAGCGCGCGCTCAAGGACCACCCCGACCGCTTCCTCGCGCAGGGCAACGTCGACCCGAACACCGGGATGGAAGGCGTCCGCAAGATGGTGCGCCAGTACGAGGAGTTCGGCGTGCGCTCGTTCTCGGCGTTCCCGGCGGGCTTCATGCCGCAGGTGCCGATCAACGACGCGAAGTTCTACCCGATCTACGCCAAGTGCGTGGAGCTCGGCGTGCCGATCTTCGTGTGCGCCGGCGTGCCCGGCCCGCGCTTCCCGATGGCGTGCCAGAAGGTCGAGCTGATCGACCAGGTCATGTACGACTTCCCCGAGCTCGTCTTCGTGACGCGCCACGGCTGCGAGCCGTGGGAGAAGCTCGCCATGAAGCTCATGCTCAAGTGGCCGAACCTCTACTACTCGACGTCCGCGTTCGCGCCCAAGCACTACCCCGAAGAGATCGTCAAGTACGCGAACTCGCGCGGCGCCGACCGCATCATCTACGGCGGCTACTTCCCGATGGGGCTCTCGCTCGAGCGCATCATGACGGACATGCCGCACGTGCCGTTCAAGGACCACGTCTGGCCGAAGTTCCTGCGCGAGAACGCGATGAAGGTGCTCAAGCTCGCCTAGCGTGGGCGCGCCTCCCGCCGCGGCGCCGGTCGCGAGCGCGAGCGCCGCCGCGAAGCGGGCGCTCGCGCTCGCCGCCGTCTTCGTGCTGCCGTCGGGCGCGGCGGCGCTCGTCAACCAGGTCGTGTGGGTGCGCCTGCTCG
This Myxococcota bacterium DNA region includes the following protein-coding sequences:
- a CDS encoding amidohydrolase family protein — protein: MHDLVIRGGTIVDGSGAAPFEGDVAIDGGVVAAIGRVAERGREEVDAKGKVVTPGFVDIHTHYDGQATWDSLLTPTSWHGVTTLVMGNCGVGFAPVAPDKHQYLIELMEGVEDIPGTALHEGIEWAWESFPEYLDALERRERAVDIGTQVPHGAVRTYVMGERGAKNEPATRDDIAAMAKLVGEGIRAGALGFSMSRTIVHRALDGEVVPGTHAAEDEIFGIARALGALGQGIVELAPAGVQGEDMAAPEKEVDWMGRLSGEIGRPVSFALVQHDVAPDHWRRLLELCDRAGAEHGADLRPQVSSRPATLLIGHQTFHPFSFRPTYQGLAALPLPERVAKLRDPAVRQRILSEASSYPIPQLRVVMDMIENGLDKVFRLGDPPDYEPPIEQSCRKQAERQGVDPFALLYDWLLEMDGRQLLMLTLLNYSEWSLDPVREMLLHPRSAFGLGDGGAHCGAICDASATTSLVAHWTRDRTRGPKLPLEFAVRKMTRDTAALYGLGDRGVLRVGMKGDANVIDFDRLALEIPVLAHDLPAGAGRLLQRARGYDATILSGRVTFRDGEPTGALPGRLVRGARGAA
- a CDS encoding sulfatase; the protein is MLRPACRPLLLPAAPRAARAGRVAVALAAASAALAGCGDPGPAAPPNVLLVVVDTLRADHTSLHGYPRDTTPNLAAFAEGGLVFERARASSSWTKPSTASLMTGLSAAQHGVEQEDGRLPDAAATLAEVLWASGYRTGLFSDNPFVSRGFGFAQGFEHVYDYASREIARPSGETYDLSDAGAVRKDELADWKHRAGAPAIDRELLAWLASIPESEPWFAHVQYMEPHWPYAPPPPFDAKFTDAPIRRSELPNLWGVATGFAGAERGTEVGEAERQRLVDAYDAMVAYWDDCFGRLVAQLESWGRLRNTIVVVTSDHGEGFFEHGVWAHQNSLYEELVRVPLVIRGPGIASGRIARDVASMRVVGTLLALTGHDARDLGAGGTLLDEDAPAWQARLERDGRTLVATLDRGRKWIFHRWEDGARVEAFDLARDPDERLDRAPALSDHGERLRARVERELALERESGLARAAARIGDDTREALRALGYAE
- a CDS encoding MFS transporter; the encoded protein is MPSPAPATAPPAFFGWRVTAAAFVAQLVANAAGLASAGVFVTTLEREFETTTAVISAGPTLCILLMALVSPFLGRWLDAGPQKLIMMGGVALLGAGLWIASHATTLPALALGICLFAALGIAAFGPMPSIALVSRWFVRRRGLAVGVAVAGATLASAVGPPLAALAIDALGWRTALRAMALAALALALPAFALLVVKSPEEVGQHADGDAHAPPEADVPAEGSVAGHVLRRLDFYLIALGLGLVFASPLVSTMHLPPFAEKELGIASTELGGVFAAFAAGSLVGKLAFGALASAVAPRVALWANAALLAAGWALLATRPSLEVLVAAGALFGLGIGAAAPLQAVLIGACFGRRAFAEVMGLAGLVALPIIAPATWLAGVLRDAAGSYSPVFAAELAALAVAALMFAFLRVPQGAAKGAGALADAPTAPVGPREA
- a CDS encoding amidohydrolase family protein; its protein translation is MPMPSGIGIIDTMISFPTSDFSQYDFIRKQLKDAQSRDSYDFPVEYMFKNVPKELYGASNPIDITLHEMDRYGIEMGLIGVESEVSQRALKDHPDRFLAQGNVDPNTGMEGVRKMVRQYEEFGVRSFSAFPAGFMPQVPINDAKFYPIYAKCVELGVPIFVCAGVPGPRFPMACQKVELIDQVMYDFPELVFVTRHGCEPWEKLAMKLMLKWPNLYYSTSAFAPKHYPEEIVKYANSRGADRIIYGGYFPMGLSLERIMTDMPHVPFKDHVWPKFLRENAMKVLKLA